The Kitasatospora albolonga nucleotide sequence GAGCGCGGCGGTCGGCAGGGCGTAGGAGTCCAGGGTGCGGACGCGGTAGGTGCCGGGGGTCGGTTTGGGGGTGGGGGCGAGCGTCATCCGGGCCGCCTCCGCCGTGTCGGGGACCTCGGGGACGCAGGCGGGGCAGAGCGGTTCGGGGAGCAGCGGGAAGGTGGCCGTGGCGAGGGTGACCAGGTCGACCCGGGTGACCTGGGGCAGCGCCCGGTCGGCGGGGGTGGCGTCGGGGTCGGTGACCCGGGTGGCCGCGTCCCGGGTGACCGGCTCCGTGTCCGGGTGGCCCCGGTGGCCGGTCAGCACCGCGCTGTACGCGGCCCAGACCGCGTCCACCGCGTACGCGGTCAGCACCGGCCAGCGTACGGCGCCCCGCGGCTCGTACCCCAGCTCCAGTGCCTCCCGCTCCGACCGGCTCCGCAGCCGCTGCCACCGCATCGCCAGGCACTGCCCGCACGCGGCGTCCCGGGGCCCGCCGCCCCAGGGGCCGATCAGCACGGCCCGGGAGGTGAGCTGGACGTTGGCGGCCGGGCGGGTGTCGGCGTACGGGTCCCGGTGGCCGAAGCCGAGGGTGTCGGCCGCCCCGAGCGGCACGACGTACGGCGCGGGCGGACCGCCGCCACGGGCCCGGGCGTGGCGGGCGGTCAGGGCCGACTGGAGCCGGACGCGTGCCAGGTCCAGCGGGGTCGCGGCGGTCGCCTCCGTCATGACTTGTCGCTCCAGCGGAAGGTCTTCAGCGCCAGCGCGCCGAGGACGAGGGCGAATCCGGCGAGCACCGCGCAGGCGACGCCGATGTCCGACAGGGGGCCGCCGCCGGTCAGCGCGCCGGAGACCCCGTCGTTGAGGTAGCGCAGCGGCAGGACGCGGGAGAGGTCCTGCATCCAGCCGGGCATGGCGTCGAGCGGGAAGAACGAGCCGGAGAGGAACGCCATGGGGATCATCAGGCAGTTGGCGACGGCGGCGACCGCCTCGGGCGTCTTGGCGTAGCTGCCGACGATGACGCCGAGCGCGAGGAACGCGGTGATGCCGAGAACCAGCACCGGAATGACGAGCGGCCAGCGGCCGTCCACCTGGAGCCCGAAGGAGGGGAGCATCGCCACGGCCACGAACAGCGCCGTCTGGACGGCCCCGATGCCGAGCCCCAGGACATAGCGCGAGGCGAGCACGGCGGAGACGGGGGTGGGCGTCATCCGGATCAGCCGGAGGATGTCGTCGCGCCGCCACTGCATGAGGACGAACCCGACGCCGAAGACGGCGGCGTTGCCGACGCCCCAGGACAGGACGCCGGGCGCAATGTAGTTGATGTAGGGCTTGCCGCTCTGCTCGACGGTCTGGCCGTGGAAGATCAGCCCGAACACGACGAGGAAGATCAGCGGGAAGGCGAAGGTGAAGAACAGGGTGGTGCGGTCGCGGGTGTAGGCCCGGTAGCCGGCCTGGCTCAGCGCGGTGTAGGCGCTCATGGGGGTGTCTCCGTATCGGTGGTTCACGAGGGGGCGTCAGCGGGTTCGCGGGGGTACCGGCGGGGCGGGAGGGCTACGCCGGGGGCCGGGCCCCGGCCTCCGGCGGCTGCTCCGGCGTTCCGGCGGCGGTCAGCGTCAGGTAGACGTCCTCCAGGCTCGCCGTCCTGGTCTGTACGCCCTGGAGCCCCGCGATCCCGTCGACGGCCGCGAGCACCGGGCCCGAGGTGAGGGTTTCCAGGACGACCGAGCCACCCTCCTCGGTGACCCGGTCCACGCCCGGGATCGCGCGGGCCCGCTCCACGCTGAGCCGGTCCGCCGGAACCAGCAGCCGGGTGGTGGGGCTGGAGGCGGCGATGAGCCGGCCGGGGCTGTCGAGCGCGGCCACCTTGCCCGCGACCATGATCGCGACCCGGTCGCAGAGCGCCTCGGCCTCGTCCAGGTGGTGGGTGGTGTAGACGATGGTGCGGCCCGCGCCCTTGAGGTCCCGGAGCACCTGCCAGAGCGAGCGGCGGGCCTGCGGGTCGAGGGCGGCGGTCGGCTCGTCCAGGAAGATCAGCTCGGGGTCGTGGACGAGGGCGGAGGCGATGGCGAGCCGCTGCCGCTGTCCGCCGGAGAGGTCGTCGACCCGGGTGTTCCCCTGCTCGGTGAGGCCGACGGAGGCGAGGGCCCGTTCGGCGGCGGCCGCGTCGCACCGGTAGAGGGCGGCCATGGTGGCCAGGTGCTCGCGGGCGGTCAGCCGGACGAAGAACGACGAGGTCTGGGTCTGCACGCCGAGCCGGGGCAGCAGGGCGGTGTTGCGGGGCCAGGGGCTCTCGCCCAGGACCGTGACCGTCCCGGAGTCGGCGCGCCGCTGGCCCTCCATGATCTCGACGAGGGTGGTCTTGCCCGCCCCGTTGGGGCCGAGCAGCCCGAAGAACTCGCCGCGTTCGACGGTCAGGGAGACCCCGTCGACGGCCCGGGTGGTGCCGTACGTCTTGTGGACGCCGCTCAGCGCGACGGCGGCGGACCCTGCGGGTTCCGCCGGGGGGTCGTGCGGGGTCCGGGGGGCGGTGGACGTCATGGAACTCTCTCCTTGGACGGAACAGCGCGGCCTGGGAAGCGATCAGGCCGTCAGCAGATGATGGACGCCCGCGGCGACCGCCGCGACCGCAGCGACGAGAACCAGCACCGTGCCCAACGCGTAGCCGCGATAGGCGATTCGGGCCCGACGGGGGTACGTGGCTGCTTCCGGGGAGCGGCGCAGGGCGAGCCGCAGGTAGGCGCCGGTGGAGGCGGCGAGGCCGGTGGCCCCGGCCAGCTCGCTCGCGATCCTGTAGCCGTCGAGCGGCGGCAGCGGTACGAGCATCGCGAACGCCTGGACGCTGCCGAGGAGCAGCAGCGCGGAAATCGCCTCGTGCGTGGCGTCGTCGAGCGGGGCGAGGAGCCAGAGCGCGCAGAACGGGAGCAGGAAGAGGAGGTTCATCACGGCGCCCGCCGCGGCGGTGGCGATGCGGGGCCGACGACCGCCCAGATACGGGTAGTTGTCGACCGTGCAGTACATGATGACGGCCGGGAGCCGCCAGCGCAGCCCGATCTCCGCGACCCGGCCGCCGTAGTGCCGGGCCACCACTCCGTGGGCCAGTTCGTGGAGGGCGGTGCTCACCCAGAGCAGGATCGCGATGCCGGTCAGCAGGACGGGGTTGGTAAACAACTCCCGTACAGCGATGAGCAGTTCGCCGGAATGGGCGATGACGAGCGCCTCCATGGCCACCAACAGCACCAGCAGCGGCACCGTCGCCCAGGGCGTGAGCAGGAAGCCGAAGACCCGGTGGAGGCGGGCGGTGGTGGCGTCGGCGTCGGCGACCAGGGGGAGGGTGCCGCGCAGGAGGGTGCGCGGAGCGGGCGGTACGGCCGGTGCGGGCCGTTCGGGTGCTCCGGCCAGGAGCCCCTTCGCCCCCAGGGCGGCCAGGAGCTGCCGCCAGTGGGCGTCGCCCAGGCGCCGCCCGTACTCCCCCGCGTACTCCTCACCGATCTCCGCGAGGCTCCGCTCGCCGTCCATGCGGGCGATCAGGAAGTGTTCCTTGGGCCCGACCTTGAAGGAGTTGCCGCTCCCGGTGTCCTTGACCAGGTGGACGGTGGCGGCTCCGTCGAGCAGCGGGCCGCTGAGCAGGACACCGGGGCGCAGTCCGGGGCGGTGGGCGGCGAACCCGGCGGCAGCCCCGGGCGTTCCGGTTGCCCCGGACGTGCTCATGCGGACTCCTTGAGGACCCGGCCCAGAACATGGCTGAGATACGCCTCGTCCCGGATCGTCACGTGCAGCCGATTGTTGGTCATGTGCATGTACGGGGAGAGCAGCAGCGGGAGCGCGGTCTCCGGGTCGGTGATCCGCTCGTCCCGCTCACCGTCCCAGGACCGGAAGACCAGGTCCCCGTCGACGGCCAGCTTCCGCGCCCGGTCCCGGAGTTCGGCGCAGTGCTCGGCCCACCCGGCCAGCGAGCCGGGCAGCGAACGGGGGCTCCCGGGCGGGGCGGTGGCGGCCCGGACGCGGGCGAACCGGTCCCGCAGCCCGTCTGCCGTGCGGGCGTAGTTGCGGTCGTACTCGTCGGTGCCGATGAAGCCGGTGCCGGGGAAGGCGCGGTGCCAGAACGCGTAGTAGCTGTCCAGGTACCGGGTCAGTTCGTCGCGCTCCGGGAGGAACGTCGAGGCGATCACCATCATCAGCTGGGCCGAGGTGCCGAGCAGGACCGTGCGCAGATGGAGGTTCTTGGTGGCGAGCGCGTCGATGACCAGGTTGCTGGAGTGGCGGAAGTGCCACTCGGCCAGCTCGATCCCGGCCGGGCCGCCGTACTTCCCGAACTCCGGCTCGTAGGGCTCGCGGTGGCGGGAGTTGTTGGGGCGCAGGTTCATCCGGCCCCGGTCGTCGGTGTAGTGGCCGCGCTCGCCGCCGGGGAACTCGATGTCGAAGAGGGCGTTGTAGAAGTCGTTGAGGAACCCGGAGTCGACCTCGTACAGCGCGGGGCGCTCCGCGAGGAAGGCGTCCACGGCCTGTTCGGTGCGGCGGGCCACCTCGGCCTCGGCGCCGGGCGACGACGGCTTGAGGCGCAGGCGTACGTGGGGGCCCTCCAGCCAGTAGTTGATGAAGAAGTACCCAGCGAGCAGCCCGTCCGCCTCCAGCTCCGCGACCAGCGGGCGGACGCAGCGCAGGAGGAAGGGGCGGGGGTTGGCGGCGTAGAAGACATGGGTGGCCTGCCAGGCGCCTGTGGTGCTCTCGGGCGTGGTGGCGGGTGCGGTGGGGGGTGTCACGGGGTCCTCCTGCGGGCGGGTACGGCCGTCTCCACGGCCAGTTCGGCGACATGGCGGCCGTGGCCGGAGACGGTGTGCAGGGCGTCCTCGTCGGGGAGCGCCTCGCGGAACACCACCCGGGCCTCCGGGGTCCTGACCAGGGCCTCGAAGGCCGCCAGGGAGAGCGGGCTGTCGAAGTCCAGGTACTGCGGCTTGGCCCCGGTCGCGCCCCGGGCCCCGGTGTCGGAGACGGTGGCGAAAACCCGGTCGGGCAGGCCGTGTTCACGCCGGAAGGCGTGCCAGTCCAGGAACCAGCCGTCCTCCGGCACCCCGGCCCGGTGCAGCGGCAGGGCGGTGGCGGGGGCGCTCCAGCTGCGTCGGCCGAGGACCAGCGAGCCGTGCCGGACCCGGGGCCGGGTAGTGACCCCGCCCGCGTCCGGCGCGCCTTCGGGGACCCCGCCCCAGACGTTGAGCGGGGCCATGGAGGTCGGGGAGAGGAGGAGCAGGGTGCGGGGCAGTTCGGGGAGGGCGAGGGGGACCAGGTAGCCGAGGTAGACGGGGATCACCTCGCGGCCCAGCCGGGCCGAGCGCAGGACCAGCCGGCCGCCCCCGGGGTCGTGGACCAGGAAGAGGTCGTCCAGGGTGATCCTGAACTCGGCTGCCAGGGTGCCGCGTTCACCCGGGCAGACGATCTCGTACGGGACGAGCCTGCCGTGCAGGTTGAGGTTGCTGGTGACCGGGCCGCCGGTGACCTCGGCCAGGACGGCCCCCTCGGGCACCAGGGTCTCCGCGTCGGCCAGGAGCCGTTCGTCGAGCCCGTCGAAGAGCTGGGTGAACCGGCTGAAGGGGAACGAGACGCCGCCGTAGGACCGGTTGAGGACCACGAGCGGGTCGCCGGGGCGGTCGGCGATCTGGAGGTGGTGGCTCATCGGCGCGAAGTCCGGCGCCAGTCCGTCCAGTTGCCCGGCGACCTCGGCCAGGAAGCCGTCGTCCACCCGCACTTCGGCCGCCTCCGGCCCGGCCGCCTCCCACAGGGCGGTCATCCGGGCGGTGAAGGTGCGCCGGGCGGCGTCGAGGGCGCGCAGCCGGTCCAGGCCCAGCCAGTTGACCTCGGGGACGTAGGTGCCGTCGGCGTCGTACGGGGTGCGGGCGGCGGTGAACGTCATGTACTGGTCGAAGAAGTCCTCGTGGAAGTCGTGGACCAGCTTCAGGAGGTCGTCGCACCGGCCCCCGCGCCCGTACCGCGCGAGGAAGAACCCTTCGAAGGTGATCCGCTGCGGCAGGGTGAGGTCGAAGGCGGGCAGCACCCGCTCGACGGCGGCCAGCGGCCCGGCGGCCAGCGCCGCCCAGGCGGCGGGGTCCAGCTCGGTCCGCACCCGTACGGCGGCACCGACCGGAGCGCCCGCGCCACCCGCACCGCCCGGAGGCGCCACGGGGTCCGAAGCCCTCTCGCCGTCCGGGCCTCCTGGAGCGCCAGGCGCGTCCGAAACCCTGGCGCCGTCCGAAGCCCCCGTCGGTCCGACCCTGCCGGTCGGCCCCCGGCCGCCCGCCGCCACGTCCTCGTACAGCAGCGTCTGCGGCACCTTCGCCCGCTCCGCCCCCAACTCCTCCTCCTGCACCGCCCGGAGCTGGGCCCGCAGGGTGTCCAGCAGGACGCGCCGCTCCTCCGGCGAGGCGTCCGCGAACCGTTCGACGCACCGGGCGGGGCCCTCCAGCCGGTCCGCGAGCCGGTCGGCCCAGGCGCGCTCCAGGCCCCTCAGGGCCCCCTGGAACGCGCGCAGCGGGTCGGTGTCGTGCACCTCGGTCCGCAGACACGGCACCTGGACCATGCCCACGTCCAGCAGCGCCCCGAGGTACTGCTCGCACTCCTCGCGGGCGGCCCCCCGGTCGCGGCCCAGCCACTCCACCAGCTCCCCGTACCGCGGCACGCTCCCCCGCCGCTCCTCGAAGAGGGCGAGCAGCCGGTCCAGGGTGCCGCTGCGGCGCAGGAAGAACAGCCGGTCCTTCACCGCGTCGAACGTGACGGCCGTGTCGTCGTCGCCCGCCGTCACCCACCGCCGCACATACCGCACCCGGTCGTCGTCGCGGCCCCACCCGGAGGCGGGGGCGACCGGCAGATCGGCGCGGCGGGCCGGGTCGGCGATCACGGCGTCCGCGAGGCGGCCCAGCGCGACGACGTTGAGCCGGGCCTGCGTCCGCCACTCCTCGTCCACCCGCAGCCGCAACCCGTCGGTGCCGGTGAGCGAGCCGAGCGCCACCCCCGTGAAGGTGGAGAAGGGGCTCGTCTTGCACGCGGTCCGGTACACGTAACTCAGCAGCGAGCGCTCGATCTTGCGCTCCTTCTTGCCGGGCCGGGCGCCGTCCGCCGGGGCCGTCCGCCGGTACGTGTCGAGCTGGGCGTCCAGGGCCGGGGAGGCGAGCAGCAGGGCCCGGCGCAGCCGCTCGTGGCCGGCGAGCTCGCGCAGCGCCGCGCGGCCGCGGGCGGTCTCGGCGGCCAGCAGTGCGGCCCCCGCCGCGCGCCGCTCGTCGAGGGCGCGGCGGCCGGTCAGCCAGTCGGTGAGGGTGGCGGCCGCGGCGGGGTCCAGGGCGCGGACCCGGGAGAGCAGGGCGTCGGCCGTATCGGCGGCGGGCAGACGGTCGTTGAAGACGTCCCGGCGCAGCTTGAGCAGGGCGCGGCGGAGCGGCTCGTCGTCGCTGCCGCCGATCAGACCGTGCAGCCGGTCCCCGGCCTTCTCGGCGAGCAGCGCCAACTGGGCTTTCTCGTCCAGGACTTCATCGGCCCAGCGGCGCCCTGCCGGGGCGCGCAGCCGCCGCACGCTCTCGACCGGCAGCCCGGCGACCCGGACCATGAAGGCGGGCCGGAGACCCGAGTGGTCGACGGGCAGGGCTCCCGAGGGGTTCATCGCGAAACTCATGTCCGGTCCCCCCGCTCAGGCGATCTCGTAGCGGAAGTCGGCCGGTGCGGGCCGTTCGTTGCCGATCATCATGATGAGCAGCGGCGCCTCACCCGTCCCGTCGAGTCCCAGCTCCTCGATGTAGGAGATGTTGTCGAAGCCGAGGGCCACCCCGCAGCCCAGGTCGACGGCGGACGCGGCGGTGTACAGGGACTGGGCGACGGCCCCGACGGTGGCGTTGACCAGGCGGTATCCCCGGTCCCCGACCGCGTCCAGCACGGCGGTGGTGCGGACGGTCGGCACCAGGACGGCCCCGGCCTGCTCCAGGTTGTAGTTGGCGAGGAAGTAGTTGCGCTGGAGGAACTCCCCCGGCCGCCCCTCCTTCACCCGCCGCAGGCTGCGCCGCTCGGGGTCGTACGCGTACGACCCCGGCGCCACCCCCTCCACATGGCTGACGAAGGCGTACAGCTTCGCCAGCCGTACGTCACCGGTGTCCCCGCCGAGCCGCGATCCGGCCACCGCCGCGGCGAGGCAGGCCGCCAGCTGCGGCCGGGTCACCGGCAGCCGGGCCTCGAAGCGGCCGAAGCTGGAGCGGCGGTCGCGCAGCGCGGTGCGGACGTCGGTCTCCAGCGGCCGGGCGGGCGGCAGTCCGACCTCCTCGGCCGCCGGGTCGGCCGGGTGCGCGGCGGCCGGGGCGAGCGCTCCGGGGGCCGGGCGGGCGGTGGCGTCGGCTGAGGTGGCGGCCTGCATCCGCAGGAGCGCGTCGAAGGCGAGGACGGTACGGGAGCGCTCGGCGTCCTTGCGGCGCACGGAGACCGACGCGGCGCACCCCTGGCCCGAACTCCCGTGGTATCCGGCCCACTTCAACGGCACGACCGCGAAGATCCCCTCCTCCTCCGGGTCCACCCCCAGCAGCTCCGCGAGCCGCGCCTCGTCGAACCAGAGCGCGGGCTCGACGGCCAGCCCCCGGGCCGCCGCCCACATCCGCCAGGTCTGGACGCAGGCGCCGAGGTCCATGGAGACGGCGTGGAAGGAGAAGCTGTTGTACTTGAAGGCGTTCTGCCAGTACTTGATGGAGAGCACCAGATACTGGTCCGTCTCCGGCCCCGGCGCCCCCTCCCCCAGCGCGGCGCGCACCCGGCCGGTCACATCGCCGGTCAGCAGCCGCTGCATGGTGTGGTGGCGGGTGGAGTAGTAGTGCACCCCGGGCGGTACGGGGCCGCTCGGCCCGGAGACCCAGTGGACGGCGACCGGGTAGAGCCCGCCGCCGGAGGCCGAGCCGCGCGACCAGTTGGCCAGCGGGTAGAAGGGCAGGGCGCTCAGGTCGGTGTTGGCCTGGACACCCAGACGGCGGCCGGTGAGCCCGTAGGAGTCGCGGAGCATCCCGGAGAGGGTCACGAGGTCGAACTCGCCTTCTTCCGGCGCCCCTTCGGCGCACAGGCCCCGGTCGAGCGTGGCGTCGGCGGGATAGGGGGCGTCGGGCAGCGGGAAGCTGTCGGCGCCCGGGTAGAACTTGGCCTTGCGGGGCCCGTCCTGCCAGTTCGGTACGTAGTCGGCGGGGTCCATCGGGACCCGGCCGCGGTGCATGATCGCGTCGGCGTATTCATGGGCGTATCCCATGGCGGGCTCCTTGGTCACGGCAGGGGCGGAAGGGCGGCCGGGGGGCGGTCAGGGGAACGGGTGCGGGGCCGGGTTGAGGTCGGCGTCGGTGAGGTCCGCCGTCCGCAGCCCCGCCTCGCGCAGCGCGGTCCGCAGCCGGGGCATCCGCAGGGCGCGCTGCCGGCTCCAGCCGAAGTCGATGGGCAGCAGACCGGGGACGAGGACGCTCACCGTGGTCAGCCCCAGGGCCCGCTGCTCGGGCATGGTCTGGTCGACCACGACCACGTCGAACCCGGCGGCCGTGACGGCGTCCACACACCGCCCGAGGTCCTCGCGCAGATCGCCGGAGACCGGGAGGACCGGCCGGGCCCCGGGCCCGTCCCCGTACAACTCCTCGAAGGAGAGAGGCGGTTGGCGTACGGAGCCGGGGGCGCCGAGCAGGAAGTCCGCGTGGTCGCCCATCTCCGGGATGCCGTAGGCGAGGGGGTGGTCATGGAGGGCGGCCACCTGGTCGAAGTCGTCCGCCATCGCCCGCAGCCGCTCCTCGTCGCGCTCGGTGCGGCCCTGGAGGTTGACGGCGTCGGTGGCGATCTCGCAGAGCGCCCCGGCCAGGGCCGCCTCGGGGTCGAGTCCGGCGCCCGCGCCGAAGCACATCCGGCCGAGACCGCCGTCGGGGCGGACGGCGACCCCGGTGACGACGGGGATGGGGAAGGTGATCCGGGTGTCGAAGAACCGGGCCTCGTACCCGTACATCTCCAGCCGGTCCACCATCTGGCGGGTGGCCGGGCGGCGGCTGGTGCGCGGGTCGATCTCGGGCAGCGCGGCCCGCCCGTACCAGGAGAGCAGGAACGCGTCCCGCTCCACGACCTCCATCAGCCCGAAGTAGACGGCCTCCTCCAACGCCCCGCCCGACGCACAGCCGTTGGAGCTCTCCTGCACGAACCGGTTCTCCAGGCCCGGCGCGTGGTAGTACGTGAGCACCTCCGGCACCAGCACGGTCCGCTCGTCCCGCAGCGACCAGCCCCGCACCCACGGGATCTCCCGGTCCGAAGTGAACGGCAGGACACGGGGGTTGGCGGCGTGGAAGGCATCGGAGTAGAGGCCGACGGTCCGGGGGTCGACCGCCGCCCGGCCGTCCGCCCGCAGGTCGTCCAGGCTCGCCCGCACCTGGGCGTGCTTGGCCCGCGACCGCATCCCCGCATACCGCTCCAGCCCTTCCAGCACTCCGATCCGCACGCTCTCGGCGAAGGTGTCGGCGTGCCCGCCCCAGAACGTCTCGCGCAGATAGGGGCCCGAACGCATCGAGAAGCAGCCGACAGTGGCCGAGGTGGAGGTGGAGGAGACGTCCTGGACGACGGAGGGGCCGAGGGAGCCGCAGACCGGGTTGGCGTACGGCTCGATGGGCAGCTCGTACGTCCCGATGTCCCGGACCCGGAAGCCGCCGGGGCGCAGCTTGGGCGCGGGCTTCAGGGTGATGGTGGCGGCCTCGTCGGTGTCGGGCTCCGGGGTGGCGCAGACCGGGCACTCGGGGTCCGGGACGAGCGGGTAGTGGCGGACGGCCAGGGTCTGAAGGTCGACCAGATGGACGGCGGGGAAGGCCCCGGCCTCCGGGCCGCCGCCGCTCAGCCGGGCGGCGATCAGCCCGGCCACCGCCTCCGCCGCGAAGGGCGTGAGGTACGGGGACGGGCCCGCCGCCCGGGTCCCCGCACCCAGCTCCAGCGCCTCGCGCAGGGGGACCGAACGCACGGCCTGCCAGCGGCGCTCCAGGCAACGCGAGCACGGGAGTCGGGGACCGCTGAGACCTGCGGGGTCCGCTGCCGGGAAGGGGCCGATGACGGCGTGGCGGCCGTAGTAGCGGACCGGGACGGCAGCGTCGGCCGGGACCGCCTCCGCCCTGAACGCGTCCCGTACGCCGAGGGGTTGGACGTCCAGGAGGGGAGTCCCGGCCTCGGCGTGCGGGGCGAGCCCGGCCCGTATCAGCTCGGTGAACAGGGTGGTGGACTCCCCCAGGACGGGCGGGGCGGCCACCGGTGTCTCAACGGGCATCAGGGCCACCCGGGATGAGGGAGTCCACCGTGACCAGCACCCGGGCCGTGGCGATGGAGCCCGCCAGGAGGTCGGCCGGGGTGGTGTCCACGTACAGCGCGTCGCGCCCGGTGGCACGCAGCCGGTCCAGCACCGCGTCGAACGTCGTCTCCGCCCCCTTCACCGGCACCGACTCCCCGCCGACCGCGATCGCCGCCGGGGCGAGGTCCCCCAGCAGCGGGTCACCGAGGTCGACCACCGCCCCCGGGTCCTCGGCGGCCAGCTGGACCTGGCCGAGGAGATCGCGCAGGGCCGAGGCCGCCGCCGTACGCCGGGAGAGCCCGGCCCCGACCGCCCAACGGCCCCGCGCGGAGGCGTCGGACGCCTCGTGGGCCGAACCCCCTTGTGCGGACGGGCTGTTCGCCTCGCGGGCCGAACTTCTAAGCGTGGAAGGGCTGTTCGCCTCGCGGGCCAGGACCACGTGGGCCGAGGTGCGCCCCTCCTCCCCCAGGTCCAGCAGCTCCACCGCGATGTCCAGGTTGGCGGCCGACTTCAGCAGGAACACCAGCTCCGGGTCGTCGCCGTCGGCCGCGACCGGGCTGACCGGGGTGGTGCCCCGCACCGCCCGGACCAGGGCGTCGTGCGCGAGCGCCGAGAGCAGCCCCTGCCCGGCCGCCTCCGCCGCGCTGCCGCCCGCCCCGGAACCGGCCCGGCTCGCCAGCTGCGCCCGGTCCCGGTTGTGCGGGCCGAAGGGGCGCAGGGCCGCCGCCAGAACCCGTACGGGCTCCTTGCTGATCAGCGAGGTCGCCACCGCCCAGGCGGTGGGCTCGGCACCGGTGCCGCCGCCCGTGGTGAGGTCGGCGGGGCCGAGGGTGCGTACGGTCTGGCGCGGACCGTCCTGCCCGGCCTCCGCGAGCGGTACGACGTGCTCGACGTACGCCTCCGCCGCCGCGTACAGCGCCCGCATCCGCGCCCCCGCCAGGTGGTGCACGTCGAACGCGCCGATCCTCCTGCGCACCCCGCCGCCGAGCGCCACCTCCACCCGGCTGAGCTTCAGCGGGGTCTGGGTCAGCTCCTCGTCGTCGTACCGGCTGAAGATCCCGGTGTACGGGCGCACCAGCGCCGTGCTGATCCGGTTCAACTCCTCGACCAGCGCCTCCGCGTCCCGGGCCGTCTCCACGGTCGGGGTGACGGGCAGCGCGAGGGCGTCCGGCAGCGCGGCGGGGGCCGGACCCTGGTCGGCCGTGAGGGCGGCGCAGCGGGTGCAGCGGGGGTGGGGGTGGACCGGTTCGGCCATCACGTCGAGCGATGCGAGGTCCTGGACGAGGAGCTGACCGGCCGTCTCGGCGGGGAGGGCGCCGGTGGTGAGGCGGAAGATCTCGTAGCCGACGAGGTTGCCGACCATCGCCGCGACCGGGCCGGTGAGGGTGTCGCCGGAGACGGGGACGGCTCCGGCCGCCTCGCTCCACAACGTGGCGGCGTTGCCCGCGTCGACGTTGGCGCCGAGGCGCAGGAGCGCGCAGGACCAGCAGCCGGTGGAGGTGGCGGTGGCGAGCGGGCCGACGATCAGGCGGCGGCCGAAGAGCCAGGCGGGGATGAGCGTGACGCCTTCGGGGACCCCGGCGGCCAGCAGGGCGTGGGTCCGCGCCCCGGCCCCGGCGCCGGTGACCACGACGACGTCGTACCCGGCCAGCTCGGGCCAGGCCGCGTCCACTTCGGCTCCGGCGTTGATCGTCTCGATCCGCGCTCCGGCCCTGGCGGCCTCGGCTGTCACGTCGTCGTGGGCGGTGGTGGTGCCGATCCGGGCGCAGCCGTTGCGCACCAGGCTCAGCGCGCACCAGCGGGCGGTCTCGTCGTCACCGAGGACGGCGACGCGGGTGGCACGGTAGCGGGCGAAGCGGGCGGGGGCGCCGTCGGTGTAGTGGTCGACGTAGGCGATCTGGGCGGCGAATCGCTCGGTGATCTCATCCGGGAGGTCGTTGTCCCCGGAGGCCCCCTCGGCTCCGGTGGTGTCCGTGGTGCTTTCGGTGGCCGGGATGCCGCGGGCGAAGCCGCGCGCGTACAGCGTCCTGACCAGTTCGGCGGCCATCGCCCGTTGGGCCGGGCCGAATCCGGCGCACAGTTCGTCCATCCGGTGGTGGCCGGTGAGGTGGGGGACGACGAGGGAGGCGAAGCGGTAGGCGGTGCGGCCGGTGAGGTGGAAGCCGCCGTCGGCGTTGTGGAAGAGCACGCCACCGGGGGTCTCGGTGAACAGGACGTCCCGGCGGATGCGCGGGCGGGTCGCCGCGAGCGCGTCGAAGGCGCTGGTGGGGGCGGGCCCGGCGGGTGCGGTGGGTGCGGACCCGGCGGCGGGTGCGGCGGGTGCGGGGGAGGCGCTCTCGGCCATGGGCTCACACCTTCTCTGTGCGGCGGTCACGGATACGGACGGTTCTTCGCAGATGGGCGCGGAGCAGCTCGTGCACGCGGTACGGACCCGGCGGCCCGTCCTCCAGGAGTCCGGCGTCGGCGAGTTGTTCCAGTACGTCTT carries:
- a CDS encoding transcriptional activator protein gives rise to the protein MAESASPAPAAPAAGSAPTAPAGPAPTSAFDALAATRPRIRRDVLFTETPGGVLFHNADGGFHLTGRTAYRFASLVVPHLTGHHRMDELCAGFGPAQRAMAAELVRTLYARGFARGIPATESTTDTTGAEGASGDNDLPDEITERFAAQIAYVDHYTDGAPARFARYRATRVAVLGDDETARWCALSLVRNGCARIGTTTAHDDVTAEAARAGARIETINAGAEVDAAWPELAGYDVVVVTGAGAGARTHALLAAGVPEGVTLIPAWLFGRRLIVGPLATATSTGCWSCALLRLGANVDAGNAATLWSEAAGAVPVSGDTLTGPVAAMVGNLVGYEIFRLTTGALPAETAGQLLVQDLASLDVMAEPVHPHPRCTRCAALTADQGPAPAALPDALALPVTPTVETARDAEALVEELNRISTALVRPYTGIFSRYDDEELTQTPLKLSRVEVALGGGVRRRIGAFDVHHLAGARMRALYAAAEAYVEHVVPLAEAGQDGPRQTVRTLGPADLTTGGGTGAEPTAWAVATSLISKEPVRVLAAALRPFGPHNRDRAQLASRAGSGAGGSAAEAAGQGLLSALAHDALVRAVRGTTPVSPVAADGDDPELVFLLKSAANLDIAVELLDLGEEGRTSAHVVLAREANSPSTLRSSAREANSPSAQGGSAHEASDASARGRWAVGAGLSRRTAAASALRDLLGQVQLAAEDPGAVVDLGDPLLGDLAPAAIAVGGESVPVKGAETTFDAVLDRLRATGRDALYVDTTPADLLAGSIATARVLVTVDSLIPGGPDAR